The following proteins are co-located in the Polystyrenella longa genome:
- a CDS encoding lipoate--protein ligase family protein produces MDKMIFHLLESTLPSPQENLALDEILLKMLATGDIPPTLRLWELPFPAVIVGRGNKLGLNVDYDACRKEQVPVIRRMSGGGTVLLGPGCLVFSLLIPFTEHPGIKESIEFILNRIGQSLQLRLLEEDRIELAGISDLTVGGLKFSGNSQRWIKNNCLHHGTILYGFPLEQAARLLTKPEREPEYRSGRTHLEFMTNLPLEREAIRSALTEEWGASAAEYDLPKDEIRELAQQKYEDTEWTESR; encoded by the coding sequence ATGGATAAAATGATATTCCACCTGCTCGAATCGACATTGCCTTCTCCGCAGGAAAACCTGGCACTGGACGAGATACTGCTGAAGATGCTCGCCACAGGTGATATCCCCCCTACGTTGCGACTATGGGAGCTTCCGTTTCCTGCAGTGATTGTCGGGCGTGGCAATAAACTGGGACTGAACGTCGATTACGACGCCTGCCGCAAGGAACAGGTTCCCGTGATCCGGCGCATGTCCGGAGGGGGAACTGTTTTACTAGGCCCTGGGTGTCTCGTGTTTTCCCTGCTAATCCCGTTCACTGAACATCCTGGAATCAAAGAATCGATTGAGTTCATCCTCAATCGCATCGGGCAAAGTTTGCAACTCCGCTTACTAGAAGAAGACCGAATCGAACTGGCTGGTATCAGCGATTTGACCGTGGGTGGTTTAAAATTCTCCGGAAACTCGCAGCGCTGGATCAAGAATAACTGCCTCCATCACGGCACTATTTTGTATGGTTTTCCACTGGAACAAGCGGCTCGTTTGTTGACCAAACCGGAACGAGAACCCGAATATCGGTCTGGTCGCACCCATCTTGAATTCATGACGAATCTCCCTCTGGAGCGTGAGGCAATCCGATCTGCTTTAACAGAAGAGTGGGGTGCCTCTGCTGCCGAATACGACTTACCCAAGGATGAGATTCGCGAACTGGCCCAGCAGAAGTACGAAGACACGGAATGGACCGAGTCCCGCTAG
- a CDS encoding alpha/beta hydrolase: MHRSSLLPVLFFLLLCLFANTSQQAIAEEGYELVENVPYRQDDELTEYMQERCRLDIYHPIEKTGFATVVWFHGGGLRAGNKYLPDQLREKGIAVVPVNYRLHPKVKSPAYIDDAAAAVAWVFKNIESYGGDPKKIFVSGHSAGGYQTSMIGLDKKWLQKYDLDANEIAGLIPFSGHSITHFTVRKEMGIDKNTPLIDDMAPLSHLRKDAPPILIITGDRELELLGRYEENAYMWRMLKIVGHPDVKLEELEGFTHGGMNQPAQLLLLDFMKKHSK, encoded by the coding sequence TGCGAATACCTCCCAACAAGCGATAGCAGAAGAAGGTTACGAACTGGTCGAAAACGTTCCTTACCGGCAAGACGATGAACTGACCGAATATATGCAGGAACGTTGCCGGTTGGACATCTATCACCCGATAGAGAAAACCGGTTTTGCGACGGTCGTCTGGTTTCATGGTGGAGGATTACGTGCGGGAAATAAGTATCTTCCCGACCAACTAAGGGAAAAAGGCATTGCAGTCGTGCCCGTCAATTACCGGTTGCACCCCAAAGTAAAATCACCCGCCTATATCGACGATGCTGCCGCAGCTGTTGCCTGGGTATTCAAGAATATCGAATCGTACGGAGGTGACCCGAAGAAGATTTTTGTCAGCGGTCATTCGGCTGGTGGTTACCAGACAAGCATGATCGGTCTCGATAAAAAGTGGCTACAGAAGTACGACCTCGATGCCAATGAGATTGCCGGTTTAATTCCTTTCAGCGGCCATAGCATCACCCATTTCACGGTTCGTAAGGAAATGGGCATCGATAAAAATACGCCGCTCATTGACGACATGGCCCCGCTTTCTCATCTGAGGAAGGACGCTCCACCCATCCTCATTATCACCGGGGATCGTGAGTTGGAACTATTGGGCCGTTACGAAGAAAATGCCTATATGTGGCGAATGCTGAAAATCGTGGGACACCCTGATGTGAAACTGGAAGAGCTGGAAGGTTTCACCCATGGCGGAATGAATCAACCTGCGCAGTTACTGCTATTAGACTTCATGAAGAAACATAGCAAGTAA
- the lpdA gene encoding dihydrolipoyl dehydrogenase, with protein MSQHDLVVIGAGPGGYVAAIRAAQLGLNVACIEKEKALGGTCLRVGCIPSKALLETSEKYRAAETEFAGFGIKTGKLELDLEKMQAHRKNVVQMLVGGIDGLFRKNKIKRYMGHAKFTGPNSLEVTNDKETVQVEGKNILIATGSVPSSLPGIEFNGDKIASSTEALEYTDVPQHLVVIGAGYIGVELGTVWNRLGSKVTVLEYLDRICPGTDAEIAAEAQKVFEKQGLTFQLGAKVTAASANKKGCVVEVDGQDPINCDRVLMAVGRKPNTENLGLDTIGVELAQRGFIPVDGSYATSVPNVFAVGDVIGGAMLAHKAEEEGIACVEKIVTGYGHVNYNAIPSIAYTSPEIAAVGKTEDQLLQDGVAYRKGSFPFLANGRARAIGHTEGRVKILADNTTDRLLGVHILGPHAGDLIAEAAVAMEFGASAEDLARCCHAHPTLAEAVKEAAMAVDGRAIHF; from the coding sequence ATGAGTCAACACGATCTGGTCGTCATTGGAGCTGGTCCCGGGGGATACGTTGCAGCCATTCGAGCCGCTCAATTGGGTTTGAATGTTGCCTGTATCGAAAAAGAAAAAGCTCTGGGCGGAACGTGCCTGCGCGTAGGCTGTATTCCGAGTAAAGCACTGCTCGAAACGAGCGAAAAATACCGCGCCGCGGAAACAGAGTTCGCCGGATTTGGAATCAAAACTGGCAAGCTCGAACTAGATCTCGAAAAGATGCAAGCCCACCGCAAAAACGTCGTACAGATGCTGGTCGGTGGAATTGACGGGCTGTTTCGCAAGAATAAAATTAAACGATACATGGGTCATGCCAAGTTCACCGGCCCTAATTCGCTTGAAGTGACTAACGACAAAGAGACAGTGCAAGTCGAAGGGAAAAATATTCTCATCGCGACGGGTTCAGTCCCCTCATCGCTGCCCGGAATTGAGTTCAATGGTGACAAGATTGCCAGCAGCACTGAAGCCCTCGAATACACGGATGTTCCTCAACATCTCGTCGTGATTGGTGCAGGATACATCGGCGTCGAATTGGGCACTGTTTGGAATCGTCTTGGCTCGAAAGTGACTGTTCTTGAATACCTGGATCGGATTTGTCCGGGAACAGATGCCGAAATCGCAGCTGAAGCTCAGAAGGTTTTCGAGAAGCAGGGCCTCACGTTCCAATTGGGCGCTAAAGTGACCGCAGCGTCGGCCAATAAAAAGGGATGCGTCGTCGAGGTCGACGGCCAGGACCCGATTAATTGTGATCGCGTGCTGATGGCTGTAGGCCGAAAACCAAACACAGAAAATCTCGGATTGGATACGATCGGAGTTGAGCTGGCTCAGCGAGGATTCATTCCTGTCGATGGTAGCTATGCCACTTCTGTTCCGAATGTGTTTGCCGTAGGCGATGTCATTGGCGGAGCGATGCTAGCTCACAAAGCCGAAGAAGAAGGAATCGCCTGCGTCGAAAAAATCGTTACTGGCTATGGGCACGTTAACTACAACGCGATCCCCTCGATTGCTTACACCAGTCCCGAAATCGCCGCCGTGGGTAAAACTGAAGATCAGCTGCTGCAAGACGGCGTCGCTTATCGGAAAGGGTCTTTCCCATTCCTGGCGAACGGGCGGGCTCGGGCAATTGGGCATACTGAAGGCCGCGTCAAAATCCTGGCCGATAATACGACTGACCGACTTTTGGGGGTTCACATTCTCGGACCCCATGCGGGTGACTTAATTGCGGAAGCAGCTGTCGCCATGGAATTTGGTGCAAGCGCCGAAGACCTGGCCCGCTGCTGCCACGCCCATCCGACCTTGGCTGAGGCTGTGAAAGAAGCAGCAATGGCTGTTGATGGCCGCGCAATCCACTTCTAG
- the odhB gene encoding 2-oxoglutarate dehydrogenase complex dihydrolipoyllysine-residue succinyltransferase — translation MAVELKVPAVGESITEVHIGAWHAEKGSYVDADANVVELETDKATFDVPAPINGIITEILKKVGEQASVGEVIGYMEPAEKPAGSDEGSSDSGGSKSAQTSSKSEPAAASASDSGSGNGNGGTRVMPAAERLLAEKGLSAGDVKATGPGGRLLKEDVLSHRPAVADSSTNGQAGRHEDIVPMSPIRQRIAERLVSAQHNAALLTTFNEIDMANVMAFRKQYQDTFVKKYGIKLGFMSFFVKATIDALNAFPQINAELRDKNLVYRNYYDIGVAIGGGKGLVVPIIRNAERLSFAEIELTIAEFAKRAQANKIGLDELQGGTFTITNGGVYGSLLSTPIVNPPQSGVLGMHGIVDRPVAVNGEVVIRPMMYVALTYDHRVVDGKEAVSFLRRIKEVVEDPARMLMEV, via the coding sequence ATGGCTGTCGAACTGAAAGTCCCCGCCGTCGGGGAGTCCATCACGGAAGTCCACATCGGTGCCTGGCACGCGGAAAAAGGATCGTATGTGGACGCCGACGCCAATGTCGTTGAACTGGAAACAGATAAAGCGACCTTTGACGTACCTGCTCCGATTAACGGTATCATTACTGAGATCCTCAAAAAAGTAGGCGAGCAAGCTTCCGTTGGGGAAGTCATCGGCTACATGGAACCTGCCGAGAAACCGGCTGGGTCTGATGAAGGTTCCAGCGATTCCGGAGGCTCCAAGAGTGCGCAAACCTCATCCAAATCAGAGCCCGCTGCCGCTTCGGCTTCAGACTCGGGTAGTGGCAATGGAAATGGTGGCACTCGCGTGATGCCCGCAGCAGAACGACTACTGGCTGAAAAAGGCCTGTCTGCAGGCGATGTCAAAGCGACAGGTCCGGGTGGTCGTCTGTTAAAAGAAGACGTCCTCAGTCATCGTCCGGCGGTTGCAGATTCCTCGACTAATGGTCAGGCCGGACGACATGAAGATATCGTCCCCATGAGCCCCATTCGGCAGCGAATTGCCGAACGGCTTGTCTCGGCTCAACATAATGCTGCCTTGCTGACGACGTTCAACGAAATTGATATGGCCAATGTGATGGCATTTCGTAAACAGTATCAGGATACATTCGTTAAGAAGTACGGTATCAAGCTCGGATTCATGTCCTTCTTTGTTAAAGCAACGATTGACGCATTGAATGCCTTCCCGCAAATCAACGCGGAACTTCGCGATAAAAACCTGGTCTACCGCAACTACTACGACATCGGCGTCGCTATCGGTGGTGGTAAAGGGTTAGTCGTCCCTATTATTCGCAATGCCGAGCGGCTCAGCTTTGCTGAGATCGAACTGACAATCGCTGAATTCGCCAAACGAGCTCAGGCGAACAAAATTGGTTTGGATGAACTTCAGGGGGGAACCTTCACCATCACCAACGGTGGCGTTTATGGTTCTCTATTGTCGACTCCGATCGTCAACCCGCCTCAGTCCGGTGTGCTTGGAATGCACGGCATTGTCGACCGTCCCGTTGCTGTGAACGGAGAAGTCGTCATTCGCCCGATGATGTATGTCGCCCTGACTTACGACCATCGCGTGGTCGATGGTAAAGAAGCGGTGAGCTTCCTCCGACGCATCAAAGAAGTCGTTGAAGACCCGGCTCGCATGCTGATGGAAGTCTGA